A single Thermosynechococcus vestitus BP-1 DNA region contains:
- a CDS encoding NAD(P)H-dependent glycerol-3-phosphate dehydrogenase, producing MSPRVLILGLGHWGQTLAYLFEQRGCTVSSWGRSQGALSAALFQDIHLLVSALPIKAVREVAAQVTRLHPPLGIILVSATKGLESETFATAADIWQTYCPHHDLVVLSGPNLASEIQQGLPAAAVVGGNLAATKQVQDCLGSPTFRLYSNEDRRGVEMGGIFKNVIAIACGVNDGLGLGVNARSALITRGLVEMVRVGTHWGGQVETFYGLSGLGDLLATCTSALSRNYQVGWHLAQGKSLSQALALTKGTAEGVNTARVLCTYAQQHQLDIPITAMVNAVLCGSLTPQAALHCLLERPFKPEVIPGQ from the coding sequence ATGTCCCCAAGGGTATTGATTTTGGGCTTAGGTCATTGGGGACAAACACTGGCATACCTATTTGAGCAACGGGGTTGCACAGTTTCCTCCTGGGGGCGATCGCAGGGGGCACTCTCGGCTGCTCTTTTCCAAGACATTCATTTACTGGTTTCGGCTCTCCCTATCAAAGCGGTGCGCGAAGTGGCTGCCCAAGTCACCCGCCTTCACCCCCCCTTAGGAATCATTCTTGTGAGTGCCACAAAGGGCCTAGAATCGGAAACCTTTGCCACAGCGGCGGATATTTGGCAAACTTACTGTCCCCATCACGATCTGGTGGTGCTTTCGGGACCCAACCTAGCCAGTGAAATCCAGCAGGGATTGCCGGCAGCAGCGGTGGTGGGGGGCAATCTGGCAGCCACCAAGCAGGTTCAGGATTGTTTGGGCAGTCCCACGTTTCGCCTCTATAGTAATGAGGACCGGCGGGGTGTTGAAATGGGGGGCATCTTCAAAAATGTGATTGCGATCGCCTGTGGCGTCAATGATGGCCTCGGTCTTGGCGTTAATGCCCGCTCTGCCCTGATTACCCGAGGACTCGTGGAAATGGTGCGGGTAGGTACCCACTGGGGCGGACAAGTGGAAACCTTCTACGGCCTTTCAGGATTAGGGGATCTGCTTGCCACCTGTACGAGCGCCCTCAGTCGCAATTATCAAGTGGGGTGGCATCTTGCCCAGGGTAAGTCCCTCTCCCAAGCCCTAGCCTTAACCAAGGGCACTGCTGAAGGGGTGAACACTGCTCGGGTGCTGTGCACCTATGCTCAGCAGCATCAATTAGATATTCCGATTACTGCAATGGTGAATGCGGTCCTGTGTGGCTCTCTCACGCCTCAGGCTGCCCTCCATTGTCTTTTAGAGCGTCCCTTCAAGCCTGAGGTTATTCCTGGACAATAG
- a CDS encoding DUF6671 family protein produces the protein MFKSTESYFQGRMAILATKHGKEQVIAPALARLGVTVVVASDFDSDRFGTFSREIPRCGTQEEAALAKAEAVLAQTGADLVIASEGSFGPHPQFPMLPSDRELILLVDRRHDLVLRGEVLSLDTNFSHATVSHLEEALAFGARVGFPSHGLIAMAQADPLPNTPIFKGIQSEEQLQRAIATLQTNHATLHLETDMRAHMNPTRMRVIAQAAAELVQAMAQGCPQCGWPGFVACEHLPGLPCELCGAPTGAIKASRYLCQHCLYELTVPVPETVADPSQCYFCNP, from the coding sequence ATGTTTAAGTCAACAGAGTCCTATTTCCAAGGCCGAATGGCCATTCTGGCCACGAAGCACGGTAAAGAACAGGTGATTGCCCCTGCCCTTGCCCGTCTCGGGGTGACGGTTGTGGTTGCCAGTGACTTTGATAGCGATCGCTTTGGTACCTTTAGCCGTGAAATTCCCCGCTGTGGCACCCAAGAGGAGGCGGCTCTTGCCAAGGCAGAAGCGGTGCTGGCGCAAACGGGTGCCGACCTAGTCATTGCCAGTGAGGGGAGCTTTGGCCCCCATCCTCAATTTCCGATGCTCCCGAGCGATCGCGAACTCATCCTTCTTGTAGATCGCCGCCATGATCTGGTATTGCGGGGGGAGGTCCTCTCCCTAGACACTAACTTTAGCCATGCCACCGTCAGTCATCTTGAAGAGGCTTTGGCCTTTGGAGCACGGGTAGGCTTTCCATCCCATGGTTTAATTGCGATGGCCCAGGCTGATCCTCTGCCCAATACGCCTATTTTCAAAGGCATTCAAAGCGAAGAACAGTTGCAAAGGGCGATCGCCACCCTGCAGACCAATCATGCCACCCTTCACCTTGAAACCGATATGCGTGCCCACATGAACCCCACGCGCATGCGGGTGATTGCTCAAGCGGCAGCCGAGCTGGTTCAAGCAATGGCCCAGGGCTGTCCCCAGTGTGGTTGGCCGGGGTTTGTGGCTTGTGAGCACCTGCCGGGGCTACCCTGTGAATTGTGTGGGGCACCCACAGGTGCAATCAAAGCGAGCCGTTACCTCTGTCAACACTGTTTGTACGAGCTCACAGTACCTGTCCCTGAAACCGTTGCCGATCCCAGTCAATGCTACTTCTGCAATCCCTAG
- a CDS encoding ABC transporter ATP-binding protein: MVQPLLTLENVCRYFGGLKAVERVSFSVEAGEIFGIIGPNGAGKTTLFNLLTGLIPLTAGKILFQQQPLHRLKPHQIAALGIARTFQNIRLFPEMSVWENVRLGQHLHAPASFWANLWGAPSVRYAQERLENRAKELLYWVNLYERRHERAGNLPYGEQRRLELARALALQPRLLLLDEPAAGMNPKEKQELCELIRRLKATFELTVILIEHHVPLVMSLCDRLAVLDFGQLIALGDPLTVKNDPKVIEAYLGADV; this comes from the coding sequence ATGGTGCAGCCACTCCTGACACTAGAGAATGTGTGCCGCTACTTTGGCGGTCTTAAGGCCGTTGAGCGGGTCTCCTTTAGCGTTGAAGCGGGGGAGATCTTTGGCATTATTGGCCCGAATGGTGCCGGTAAAACCACCCTTTTTAACCTACTGACGGGGTTAATTCCTCTGACTGCAGGGAAAATTCTCTTTCAGCAGCAGCCTTTGCACCGGCTGAAGCCTCACCAGATTGCTGCTTTGGGGATTGCCCGCACGTTTCAAAATATTCGCCTCTTTCCAGAGATGAGTGTTTGGGAGAATGTTCGCCTGGGACAGCATCTCCATGCCCCTGCCAGTTTTTGGGCGAACCTTTGGGGGGCGCCCTCCGTACGTTATGCTCAGGAGCGCTTGGAGAATCGCGCCAAGGAACTCCTCTACTGGGTCAATCTCTACGAGCGGCGCCACGAGCGAGCAGGCAACTTACCCTATGGGGAACAACGCCGCCTTGAACTGGCGCGTGCCTTGGCACTGCAACCCCGCCTGCTCTTGTTGGATGAACCGGCTGCGGGCATGAATCCCAAGGAAAAGCAAGAGCTCTGTGAGTTGATTCGCCGCCTCAAGGCAACCTTTGAACTGACGGTCATTCTCATTGAGCATCATGTGCCCCTGGTGATGAGTTTGTGCGATCGCTTGGCCGTATTGGACTTTGGTCAACTCATTGCCCTCGGCGATCCTCTGACGGTGAAAAATGATCCTAAGGTGATTGAGGCCTATCTTGGCGCTGATGTTTAA
- a CDS encoding serine hydrolase, giving the protein MVAQSRSMVQSSGLSSLPRPATPPPPPRPNLFLITFRCGVSGVALAAMVGTLLSVVHPQDLSLKNTAVQAIAPAPEAPTSTLPPERPLTNLQQQIQQLVSRQPNLTAGLYFFNLDSGASLNVGGDQVFPAASTIKFPILVAFFKAVDEGRVTLQERLTMRPDLIAPEAGTLQYQKPNSQYAALEVAELMITISDNTATNMIIDRLGGAAELNQQFQEWGLENTVINNPLPDMKGTNTTSPRDLATLMLKIGQGEILSPRSRDRLLDIMRRTVTNTLLPAGLGKGATIAHKTGDIGIVVGDAGMVDMPNGQRYVAAMMVKRPYNDPRGSELIRQVSRMVYQAFEKLSPP; this is encoded by the coding sequence ATGGTTGCTCAGTCTCGTTCAATGGTTCAGTCCTCCGGTCTTTCCTCACTCCCTCGTCCAGCAACACCTCCGCCGCCACCCCGTCCCAATTTGTTCTTAATTACTTTTCGCTGTGGCGTCAGTGGGGTGGCCCTTGCTGCGATGGTGGGCACACTCCTCTCTGTGGTGCACCCTCAGGATTTGTCCCTAAAGAACACAGCGGTGCAGGCGATCGCTCCCGCTCCTGAGGCACCAACGTCAACCTTACCCCCCGAACGTCCCCTAACCAACCTGCAACAGCAAATTCAACAACTGGTTAGCCGCCAACCCAATCTGACGGCGGGGCTGTACTTTTTTAATTTAGATTCCGGTGCTTCCCTCAATGTCGGCGGCGATCAGGTTTTTCCTGCCGCCTCTACGATTAAGTTTCCCATTCTTGTTGCCTTTTTCAAGGCGGTGGATGAGGGACGAGTCACGCTCCAGGAACGCCTCACCATGCGCCCTGATCTCATAGCCCCTGAGGCTGGCACATTGCAATACCAAAAGCCCAACTCCCAGTACGCCGCCCTTGAGGTGGCAGAGTTAATGATTACAATTAGCGACAACACGGCAACGAATATGATCATCGATCGCCTTGGGGGCGCCGCTGAGCTGAACCAACAGTTTCAGGAATGGGGCTTAGAAAATACGGTGATTAACAATCCGCTGCCGGATATGAAGGGCACCAACACCACCAGTCCCCGGGATTTGGCAACGCTGATGCTCAAAATTGGTCAGGGAGAAATTCTCTCGCCCCGTAGTCGCGATCGCCTGCTGGACATCATGCGGCGCACGGTTACTAATACCCTCTTGCCCGCCGGTCTTGGCAAAGGGGCCACCATTGCCCACAAAACGGGAGATATTGGTATTGTGGTCGGTGATGCTGGCATGGTAGATATGCCCAATGGCCAACGCTATGTAGCCGCCATGATGGTGAAACGCCCCTACAATGATCCCCGAGGGAGTGAACTCATTCGCCAGGTCTCGCGGATGGTTTACCAGGCCTTTGAGAAACTTTCGCCGCCTTAG
- a CDS encoding RNA methyltransferase, with protein MDTLPAVRIVLVEPQGEINIGSVARVMKNMGLQQLWMVSPRCDPKGELAQRWAVHAEDVLQQANVTDSLEAALADCQRVFATVGRDVADLALPCWTPRQAAPQLLAVVQSALVFGREDRGLTNAELECAHGLVKIPTANTYPSLNLAQAVAVCCYELWLTACDSGETFPQGDAVPFERLQGFYDHLEQVLLQIGFLYPHTAASRMAKVRSLLGRAYPTEAEVALLRGMVRQVEWAIQHAAMISSETFPLK; from the coding sequence GTGGATACCCTTCCTGCAGTGCGGATTGTCCTCGTTGAACCCCAAGGGGAGATCAATATCGGCAGCGTTGCCCGCGTCATGAAAAATATGGGGTTACAGCAGTTGTGGATGGTCAGTCCCCGCTGTGATCCGAAGGGAGAGCTAGCCCAGCGCTGGGCAGTTCATGCAGAGGATGTGCTCCAGCAAGCAAACGTGACCGATTCCCTTGAGGCAGCGCTAGCGGATTGTCAGCGGGTTTTTGCCACCGTGGGGCGAGATGTGGCGGATTTGGCCTTACCCTGTTGGACACCCCGTCAGGCAGCACCGCAACTATTGGCTGTAGTGCAGTCGGCACTGGTGTTTGGTCGCGAGGATCGGGGGCTCACGAATGCAGAATTGGAGTGTGCCCATGGTTTGGTGAAAATTCCTACGGCCAATACCTACCCATCTTTGAATCTGGCGCAAGCTGTTGCCGTATGCTGCTATGAGTTGTGGTTGACGGCCTGCGACAGTGGGGAAACTTTTCCCCAAGGGGATGCCGTCCCCTTTGAGCGGTTGCAGGGCTTTTATGACCATTTAGAGCAGGTGCTGCTCCAGATTGGTTTTTTGTATCCCCATACCGCTGCCAGTCGTATGGCCAAGGTGCGATCGCTCCTCGGGCGCGCCTACCCCACGGAGGCCGAAGTGGCCCTATTGCGGGGTATGGTTCGTCAGGTGGAGTGGGCGATTCAGCACGCAGCCATGATTTCTTCAGAGACCTTTCCTCTAAAGTAG
- a CDS encoding GntR family transcriptional regulator, with translation MVQFHIQPDSEIPASTQLFNQISFAIAARQFPPGYRLPSTRQLAMQTGLHRNTISKVYERLEAAGLVVPQVGSGIYVRALGQEETRPRQRRPAVVPVHRIVQDSVDTLLEMGYSLSQIRELFLAEIDARQKAGVRVLVTVPRHDQGAGELIVQELQQLLPIPVELVFLEDLAAVLDGDTSATVVTVRYFASMTEAVTRNRDVRVFFIDIYNYQRELEVVRQLPKGSCLGLVSLSSGTLGVAEVMIHSLRGDELLLVTAQANDSYKLNAVVHRAHTIISDRASGERVKAAIAAARHELIRIPRLICCESYIDPQSVELLKREIGLTEDLPLEAKAS, from the coding sequence ATGGTTCAGTTCCACATCCAACCAGATAGCGAAATTCCTGCTTCAACTCAGCTCTTTAATCAAATTAGTTTTGCGATCGCTGCACGGCAATTTCCCCCAGGCTATCGTTTGCCCAGTACGCGGCAGCTCGCCATGCAAACCGGGTTGCACCGCAACACGATCAGCAAAGTTTACGAACGCCTTGAAGCCGCTGGTTTAGTCGTGCCCCAAGTGGGGTCTGGTATCTATGTCCGTGCCCTTGGTCAAGAGGAAACCCGTCCCCGCCAACGCCGGCCTGCCGTTGTGCCTGTACACCGCATTGTTCAAGACAGTGTGGACACCCTCCTGGAAATGGGCTATTCCCTAAGTCAAATTCGTGAGTTATTCCTTGCTGAGATTGATGCCCGCCAGAAAGCTGGGGTAAGGGTTTTGGTGACAGTGCCCCGCCACGATCAAGGGGCTGGTGAGCTGATTGTTCAGGAATTGCAACAACTTCTGCCGATTCCTGTGGAACTGGTTTTTCTTGAGGATTTGGCAGCAGTTCTCGATGGTGACACCTCGGCAACCGTGGTTACGGTGCGCTATTTTGCCAGCATGACAGAGGCCGTCACCCGCAATAGGGACGTCCGGGTATTTTTCATCGATATTTACAACTACCAGCGGGAACTGGAAGTGGTACGGCAATTGCCAAAAGGCTCCTGCTTGGGCCTGGTCAGTCTCAGTTCCGGTACCCTTGGTGTCGCAGAGGTCATGATCCACAGCCTGCGAGGAGATGAGCTCCTCTTAGTGACCGCCCAGGCCAACGATAGCTATAAGCTCAATGCCGTTGTCCACCGCGCCCATACGATCATTAGCGATCGCGCCAGTGGCGAACGGGTCAAAGCAGCCATTGCGGCGGCTCGCCATGAGTTGATTCGCATTCCCCGTCTCATTTGCTGCGAAAGCTATATTGACCCACAGTCGGTGGAACTGCTGAAACGGGAAATTGGTCTGACAGAGGATCTTCCCCTCGAAGCCAAAGCCTCTTGA
- the proB gene encoding glutamate 5-kinase, whose amino-acid sequence MAQTLVVKIGTSSLAGGKEGNLALATIAQLVEVLCHCQRRGDRVVLVSSGAVGVGAMRLGLTERPQQLAQKQAVAAVGQGHLMRMYDDLFAVLRQPIAQILVTRQNFVDRQSYLNIYNTFQALFELGVIPIVNENDTVAVDELKFGDNDTLSALVASLVEADWLFLLTDVDRLYSADPRIDKTAVPIERVVSLAELAQTIQVGSAGSPWGTGGMATKIRAAEIATEAGVRTVITDGRSPTNLLKILGGEALGTHFEPRPKTINARKRWIARALIPKGELWLDEGAVKAITVGGKSLLAAGITRVEGEFQAQDAVKLCDPTGAEIARGLVNYNSEEIRRVQGQQSTELANILGYAGADTIVHRDNLVVTL is encoded by the coding sequence ATGGCACAAACACTGGTCGTCAAAATTGGCACATCGAGCTTAGCGGGGGGCAAAGAAGGAAACCTAGCCTTGGCCACCATTGCCCAACTGGTGGAGGTGCTGTGTCACTGTCAACGGCGGGGCGATCGCGTGGTGCTCGTCTCCTCTGGGGCGGTGGGCGTGGGTGCTATGCGCTTGGGCCTGACAGAACGTCCCCAACAATTAGCCCAAAAACAAGCAGTGGCAGCAGTGGGTCAAGGACACCTGATGCGGATGTACGATGATCTCTTTGCGGTCCTGCGTCAGCCCATTGCCCAAATCCTGGTGACACGGCAAAATTTTGTCGATCGCCAGAGCTACTTGAATATCTACAACACGTTCCAAGCACTGTTTGAATTGGGGGTCATCCCCATTGTCAATGAGAACGATACAGTGGCGGTGGATGAACTCAAGTTTGGTGACAATGATACCCTCTCAGCCCTTGTGGCAAGTCTTGTCGAAGCCGATTGGTTATTTTTGCTCACAGATGTCGATCGCCTCTATTCAGCCGATCCACGCATTGATAAGACCGCTGTTCCCATTGAGCGGGTCGTCTCCTTGGCCGAGTTAGCACAAACCATTCAAGTTGGGTCTGCTGGCTCCCCTTGGGGCACCGGCGGCATGGCCACCAAAATTCGGGCTGCGGAAATTGCCACAGAAGCCGGCGTGCGCACCGTCATTACCGATGGGCGATCGCCCACCAACCTCCTGAAAATCCTTGGGGGTGAAGCCTTGGGCACCCACTTTGAACCTCGTCCCAAAACCATCAATGCCCGTAAACGCTGGATTGCCCGTGCCCTCATTCCCAAAGGCGAGTTATGGCTAGATGAGGGTGCCGTTAAGGCAATCACCGTGGGTGGCAAGTCCCTCTTAGCAGCAGGCATTACCCGTGTGGAAGGGGAGTTTCAGGCTCAAGATGCTGTGAAGCTCTGTGACCCCACAGGAGCCGAAATTGCCCGTGGCCTTGTCAACTACAACAGTGAAGAAATTCGTCGTGTCCAAGGGCAACAATCTACGGAATTGGCCAACATCCTCGGCTATGCCGGTGCCGATACAATTGTCCACCGTGACAACCTAGTGGTGACCCTGTAA
- a CDS encoding inositol monophosphatase family protein, which yields MNSGFWSEVLETCQQIQQVVAPRLLEWAGQSPSDRKADGSLVTRADLWADQKITAMLQQQFPHHGCLSEEGNHTYGGEQWCWIIDPIDGTTNYSHGLPIWCIALSLLYQGTPVFGYVHVPGLQQTFHGFYQAPDHANGAYLNGKPIHVKASEPNLQTFFSLCARSTDVLKRSFPCKIRMLGSASYNLLTVAAGYTLGAVERTPRIWDVAPAWPIVHAAGSHWQWLDSPEAWQSMFPLQPGHEAGSRTFHTLVSASPSLGQFFAAYIV from the coding sequence ATGAACTCAGGGTTTTGGTCTGAGGTGCTGGAGACCTGTCAACAGATTCAACAGGTGGTTGCCCCCCGTTTGCTGGAGTGGGCAGGGCAGTCCCCCAGCGATCGCAAAGCCGATGGCAGCCTTGTTACCCGCGCCGACCTTTGGGCCGATCAGAAAATCACTGCGATGCTGCAACAGCAGTTTCCCCACCATGGCTGTTTGAGCGAAGAGGGAAACCATACCTACGGTGGTGAACAGTGGTGTTGGATTATTGATCCCATTGATGGCACGACCAACTATAGCCATGGTCTGCCCATTTGGTGTATTGCCCTCAGTTTGCTCTACCAAGGCACACCCGTATTTGGCTATGTGCACGTTCCCGGCTTGCAGCAAACGTTTCATGGCTTCTATCAAGCGCCTGACCATGCCAACGGTGCCTATTTGAATGGAAAGCCGATTCACGTTAAGGCCAGTGAGCCAAATTTGCAGACGTTTTTTAGCCTTTGTGCCCGCAGTACCGATGTGCTCAAGCGTTCCTTTCCTTGCAAAATTCGCATGTTGGGATCCGCCAGTTACAATTTGCTGACCGTGGCCGCTGGTTATACCCTCGGGGCCGTTGAGCGCACACCTCGCATTTGGGATGTTGCCCCCGCTTGGCCGATTGTCCATGCGGCCGGTAGTCATTGGCAATGGTTGGACTCACCAGAAGCGTGGCAAAGCATGTTTCCCCTGCAGCCGGGACACGAGGCCGGGAGCCGTACCTTTCATACACTGGTGAGTGCCAGTCCCAGTTTGGGGCAATTTTTTGCAGCCTACATTGTTTGA
- a CDS encoding DUF29 family protein, with protein MGAKAGDFGHLDIAHFVEEIKTLARQKHRELENCLGELPRSLDWASPKGGLPA; from the coding sequence GTGGGCGCAAAGGCAGGAGACTTTGGCCACCTTGATATTGCCCACTTCGTTGAGGAAATTAAAACCTTGGCACGGCAGAAGCATCGAGAGCTAGAGAATTGCCTAGGAGAATTGCCTAGGAGTCTGGATTGGGCATCTCCTAAAGGGGGACTACCAGCCTGA
- a CDS encoding L-threonylcarbamoyladenylate synthase, producing MAQVSMAALVAAVRTGNWLISFPTDTVPALASRCDRGELIYTAKERQPDKPLILMGANPEQLWPFVRGSAAEWEQWSAMAARYWPGAVTLVLPAAELPPGLNPLGTGTIGLRVPDWPPAQALLQQTGPLATTSINRSGQPPLIELGAIAREFPQVLTLHPWQLPPSPPQPSTVVQWQSGQWHILRQGRVQIEPP from the coding sequence ATGGCACAGGTCAGCATGGCCGCCTTGGTGGCCGCAGTGCGTACAGGCAATTGGTTGATTAGTTTTCCCACAGATACAGTGCCCGCCCTGGCCAGTCGTTGCGATCGCGGGGAATTGATCTATACTGCCAAGGAACGTCAACCGGATAAGCCCTTGATCCTCATGGGCGCCAATCCTGAGCAACTCTGGCCCTTTGTGCGCGGCAGTGCTGCTGAATGGGAGCAGTGGTCTGCAATGGCGGCACGTTATTGGCCGGGGGCAGTGACCTTAGTCTTGCCCGCTGCTGAACTGCCGCCGGGTTTGAACCCCCTAGGTACAGGCACAATTGGCTTACGAGTTCCTGACTGGCCGCCTGCCCAAGCCCTCCTCCAACAAACAGGACCGTTGGCCACCACCAGTATTAACCGCTCAGGTCAGCCGCCACTCATTGAATTGGGGGCGATCGCCCGCGAATTTCCCCAAGTTTTAACGCTCCACCCTTGGCAGTTACCCCCTAGCCCCCCGCAACCCTCAACCGTGGTGCAATGGCAATCGGGGCAGTGGCACATCCTGCGCCAAGGGCGAGTGCAGATTGAACCCCCCTAG